ATGGCTTGTCGGCCAATTGCAGCATATGGGCATTTATCCGTGCTACTTCTGCATCAATGTCCGGCGTTGCGGCAAACAAGGTTTCCGCCAGTGGCACAAAATTCCCAAAGGCTGGATCGGAGAAGGTCTCTGTAATGGTATCGGCAAATTGTTTTGCCGGTGCATCAATGAATTTCAGCCAGCCGAGGGGCAGCAGGCCGATGCCCCAGATACGTCCCCGGCTGAGCGAAAATTGTGTGGCTACACTGGTCGGGCCGACGGCAATGCAATGCGGCATCGGGCGGAGCGGCGCGGCACCGATAGCGGCGTGCAAATCATCGTTCGAACCGAAACGTAAATTGCCCCATTCGGGATGCAGGTAATCGACCAGACGCTGGCCACCAGCAGGCGTCACCTCCATCAGATAATAGGTGGTGATGTATTGGCATAGCTCTGCGGAAGGTAGGAAAAACCGCAGGCGAACACCCGGTTCTCCTTCGCTTTCCGTGCCCATAGATAATGCGCTCCCCTCCACGTCGCGTTTTTACAACATGATCGACAGCGATTTGTTTACGCTACATTTTTCGCACCGCAAGAGTGTTCGCGCAAAATTCAATCTGTGTCTGTCGGAACCGCGACCCTCCGGCAGATATGACAAGGGCGCAGATGGCCAAGCCAGCTGCGCCCTTTTTCGTTGGCTGGAAGTGCCGTCCCGCTTATGCGGGGAGAGCTTTCTTCGCCTGTTCGATGATGCTCTTGAAAGCAGCGCCTTCATTCATCGCCAGATCGGCCATAACTTTACGGT
This genomic window from Pontixanthobacter aestiaquae contains:
- a CDS encoding helix-turn-helix domain-containing protein encodes the protein MGTESEGEPGVRLRFFLPSAELCQYITTYYLMEVTPAGGQRLVDYLHPEWGNLRFGSNDDLHAAIGAAPLRPMPHCIAVGPTSVATQFSLSRGRIWGIGLLPLGWLKFIDAPAKQFADTITETFSDPAFGNFVPLAETLFAATPDIDAEVARINAHMLQLADKPLDDEDEVTRVHSALVDASVSTVAKLAELSGMSARTLERFSHKAFGFTPKLLLRRQRFLRSLSRFMLDPSLSWLSTLDYQYHDQAHFVRDFKRFMSMTPNQYRELPHPILMAAVRARAEAAGQTMQGLHDPGESG